One window of the Eucalyptus grandis isolate ANBG69807.140 chromosome 8, ASM1654582v1, whole genome shotgun sequence genome contains the following:
- the LOC104440100 gene encoding G-type lectin S-receptor-like serine/threonine-protein kinase At4g03230 isoform X2, producing the protein MNSRTTLVPIPGTPVITMRRSNNFTCLLLSVMFVPACLSRDTITVGTITYPGGTTLVSAGERFELGFFSPNGRSDSRRYIGIWFYRSDPKIIVWVANRDEPLVGPNASFGLVDGNLKLWNEKRPIPLTNFLSSSNRLVKLLDSGNLVLIEDGREEFLWQSFDHPTDTFLPGMRMTENFMLTSWAKQDDPRRGNFTFQMDQQGGNNYDLIQNLIPYWKSGVYGKFIQADQMLDVISFLLSNFTTSTTATSLPAGTSPAWPYENITRPSFEYYNNSRLVMNYNGRIQYFRRGNGSKPVWFEPASQCSVLSVCGKFGSCSDENGNETMCRCLPGFEPAQQDKWSSGDFSKGCRRKSPICAKNSDHRAHDFLSLKKMTAGWPYVQISVDSEEQCRQKCLDFCSCQAYSIEEDLLQRAERGNLACYTWSGDLENIQESAPNGRNLYVRVPLSDIESTRRGCKTCGTNLVPYPLSTNWSCGDPVYTAFSCDNETAQLYFERPQRSYRVTSVNPEARTFTIQVNASDCTSIGQMEINLQLDQSSPFHVSRGCSGEQSGSSAGGSLGRVWSSEIKIVWRNPKEPICNSSEDCDWPYATCKKASDGIKRCLCNSGFNWNSFNIGCSPVAGYNVERGGSSVRLVYIVVPTSAAIFILVFGGLFYMGRQHGGSTESTQENPDFRLYDSEKRIKMWMDSRQFEEDKKGLDVPFFDLEIILKATNNFSDENKLGRGGFGPVYKATFPGGQEIAVKRLLRGSEQGFEEFKNEVILIAKLQHRNLVRLVGYCVKGDEKMLLYEYMPNKSLDSFIFDRTRCWLLNWEIRFEIILGIARGMLYLHQDSRLRIIHRDLKTSNILLDEEMTPKISDFGLARIFEAKQIEASTQRVIGTYGYMSPEYALDGFFSFKSDVFSFGVVILEIISGTRNTGFYRSQGKMSLLTHAWKLWNDNKALHLMDRVLHETYNRDQTLKCINVALLCVQEDPSDRPTMSDAVFMLGSETATLPAPKKPAFAVRTDVSTSTSSSKPESCAVLSTTLERGR; encoded by the exons ATGAATAGTCGAACAACCCTCGTCCCCATTCCAGGAACTCCAGTTATCACCATGCGACGCTCCAATAACTTTACGTGCTTGCTCTTGTCTGTGATGTTCGTTCCGGCTTGCTTGAGCAGAGACACCATAACAGTAGGCACAATCACATACCCGGGAGGAACCACTCTCGTGTCCGCCGGGGAGCGGTTTGAGCTCGGCTTCTTCTCTCCGAATGGGAGATCCGACTCCAGGAGGTACATCGGAATATGGTTTTATAGGTCGGACCCCAAGATCATCGTCTGGGTCGCCAACCGGGACGAGCCACTCGTCGGCCCCAACGCGTCCTTTGGGCTCGTGGACGGCAACCTAAAGCTGTGGAATGAAAAACGACCGATCCCGTTGACCAATTTTTTAAGCTCTTCGAACCGGTTAGTGAAACTTCTCGATTCAGGGAATCTGGTGCTAATTGAAGACGGGAGAGAGGAATTTCTCTGGCAGAGCTTCGATCACCCGACCGACACATTCCTTCCGGGGATGCGGATGACTGAAAACTTCATGTTGACTTCTTGGGCAAAACAGGATGACCCAAGACGGGGGAACTTCACGTTCCAAATGGATCAACAAGGCGGCAACAACTACGACTTGATCCAAAACCTGATTCCTTACTGGAAAAGTGGGGTCTACGGTAAGTTCATACAAGCCGATCAGATGTTGGACGTCatctctttcttgctctccAATTTTACCACCAGCACCACTGCTACTTCGCTGCCAGCCGGGACTAGTCCAGCTTGGCCCTACGAAAACATAACCCGGCCTTCATTCGAGTACTACAACAACAGCCGGTTGGTTATGAACTACAACGGCCGGATTCAGTACTTCAGGCGAGGAAATGGGTCAAAGCCAGTCTGGTTCGAGCCGGCGAGCCAGTGCAGTGTGCTCAGCGTATGCGGCAAGTTTGGTAGCTGCAGTGATGAGAATGGCAACGAGACCATGTGCAGGTGCTTGCCAGGTTTTGAGCCGGCGCAGCAAGATAAGTGGAGCTCGGGGGACTTCTCTAAAGGGTGCCGCAGGAAGTCGCCGATATGCGCAAAGAACAGCGACCATAGAGCTCATGATTTCTTGAGTTTAAAGAAGATGACGGCCGGGTGGCCGTACGTGCAGATTTCAGTAGACAGCGAGGAGCAATGCAGGCAAAAGTGCCTTGATTTCTGCAGTTGCCAGGCCTACTCGATCGAGGAGGATCTGCTCCAAAGGGCAGAGAGGGGCAACTTGGCGTGCTATACTTGGTCGGGCGATCTCGAGAATATTCAGGAGTCTGCCCCAAATGGTCGCAACCTCTATGTCCGAGTTCCGCTTTCAGACATAG AATCTACTAGGAGGGGTTGTAAAACTTGCGGCACAAATTTAGTCCCCTACCCTTTAAGCACGAATTGGAGCTGTGGCGATCCAGTATACACTGCATTTAGCTGCGACAATGAAACTGCGCAGCTTTACTTTGAACGGCCCCAACGTAGCTATAGAGTCACTAGCGTCAATCCAGAAGCTCGAACATTTACCATCCAAGTCAATGCATCGGACTGCACAAGTATCGGTCAAATGGAAATCAATCTGCAGCTTGACCAGTCCTCACCATTTCATGTGAGTCGCGGGTGTAGTGGAGAACAGAGTGGCTCCAGCGCAGGAGGCTCTTTGGGAAGGGTTTGGTCGAGcgaaataaaaattgtgtggAGAAATCCAAAGGAGCCGATTTGCAATTCGTCCGAAGACTGCGATTGGCCATATGCAACTTGCAAGAAAGCATCGGACGGAATAAAAAGGTGCCTCTGCAACTCAGGATTCAATTGGAATTCTTTCAACATCGGTTGTTCTCCAG TGGCAGGTTATAACGTTGAACGAGGAGGATCATCAGTGAGACTTGTATATATAGTTGTTCCTACCAGTGCCGCAATCTTCATCCTTGTTTTTGGTGGTTTATTTTACATGGGAAGGCAGCATGGTG GGAGCACGGAAAGCACTCAGGAAAATCCTGACTTTCGTCTATATGACAGCGAGAAGCGAATCAAAATGTGGATGGATTCACGCCAATTCGAGGAGGATAAGAAAGGCCTAGACGTGCCATTCTttgatttagaaattattctaaaagcGACAAATAATTTCTCGGATGAGAACAAACTTGGAAGAGGAGGGTTTGGGCCTGTTTACAAG GCTACTTTTCCAGGAGGACAAGAAATTGCAGTGAAGAGACTATTGAGAGGATCAGAACAGGGTTTTGAGGAGTTTAAGAACGAAGTCATCTTGATTGCCAAACTTCAACATCGAAATCTTGTCAGATTAGTAGGATATTGTGTCAAAGGAGATGAAAAAATGTTACTATATGAATATATGCCCAACAAAAGCTTAGATTCGTTCATATTTG ATCGAACAAGGTGTTGGTTGCTGAACTGGGAGATACGTTTTGAGATTATATTGGGAATTGCACGAGGAATGCTCTACCTTCACCAAGATTCAAGGCTGAGAATCATTCACAGAGATCTCAAGACAAGTAACATTTTGCTCGATGAGGAGATGACACCCAAAATTTCCGACTTTGGTTTGGCACGGATATTTGAGGCAAAACAAATTGAAGCAAGCACACAAAGAGTGATTGGAACATA TGGATACATGTCTCCGGAATATGCTTTGGACGGATTTTTCTCATTCAAGTCTGATGTTTTTAGTTTTGGTGTCGTCATACTGGAGATTATTAGCGGGACACGTAACACGGGCTTTTATCGATCCCAAGGAAAAATGAGCCTTCTCACACAC GCATGGAAATTATGGAATGACAATAAAGCATTGCACTTGATGGATCGGGTGCTGCACGAAACTTACAACAGAGATCAAACTTTGAAGTGTATAAACGTGGCGCTTTTATGCGTGCAAGAAGACCCAAGTGATCGTCCCACAATGTCAGATGCAGTTTTCATGCTTGGTAGTGAAACAGCGACCCTTCCAGCTCCAAAGAAACCGGCTTTCGCAGTTAGGACAGACGTTTCTACGTCGACGTCTTCCAGCAAACCAGAGTCGTGTGCAGTGTTATCGACTACTCTGGAACGAGGACGGTAA
- the LOC104440100 gene encoding G-type lectin S-receptor-like serine/threonine-protein kinase At4g03230 isoform X1: MNSRTTLVPIPGTPVITMRRSNNFTCLLLSVMFVPACLSRDTITVGTITYPGGTTLVSAGERFELGFFSPNGRSDSRRYIGIWFYRSDPKIIVWVANRDEPLVGPNASFGLVDGNLKLWNEKRPIPLTNFLSSSNRLVKLLDSGNLVLIEDGREEFLWQSFDHPTDTFLPGMRMTENFMLTSWAKQDDPRRGNFTFQMDQQGGNNYDLIQNLIPYWKSGVYGKFIQADQMLDVISFLLSNFTTSTTATSLPAGTSPAWPYENITRPSFEYYNNSRLVMNYNGRIQYFRRGNGSKPVWFEPASQCSVLSVCGKFGSCSDENGNETMCRCLPGFEPAQQDKWSSGDFSKGCRRKSPICAKNSDHRAHDFLSLKKMTAGWPYVQISVDSEEQCRQKCLDFCSCQAYSIEEDLLQRAERGNLACYTWSGDLENIQESAPNGRNLYVRVPLSDIESTRRGCKTCGTNLVPYPLSTNWSCGDPVYTAFSCDNETAQLYFERPQRSYRVTSVNPEARTFTIQVNASDCTSIGQMEINLQLDQSSPFHVSRGCSGEQSGSSAGGSLGRVWSSEIKIVWRNPKEPICNSSEDCDWPYATCKKASDGIKRCLCNSGFNWNSFNIGCSPAVAGYNVERGGSSVRLVYIVVPTSAAIFILVFGGLFYMGRQHGGSTESTQENPDFRLYDSEKRIKMWMDSRQFEEDKKGLDVPFFDLEIILKATNNFSDENKLGRGGFGPVYKATFPGGQEIAVKRLLRGSEQGFEEFKNEVILIAKLQHRNLVRLVGYCVKGDEKMLLYEYMPNKSLDSFIFDRTRCWLLNWEIRFEIILGIARGMLYLHQDSRLRIIHRDLKTSNILLDEEMTPKISDFGLARIFEAKQIEASTQRVIGTYGYMSPEYALDGFFSFKSDVFSFGVVILEIISGTRNTGFYRSQGKMSLLTHAWKLWNDNKALHLMDRVLHETYNRDQTLKCINVALLCVQEDPSDRPTMSDAVFMLGSETATLPAPKKPAFAVRTDVSTSTSSSKPESCAVLSTTLERGR, encoded by the exons ATGAATAGTCGAACAACCCTCGTCCCCATTCCAGGAACTCCAGTTATCACCATGCGACGCTCCAATAACTTTACGTGCTTGCTCTTGTCTGTGATGTTCGTTCCGGCTTGCTTGAGCAGAGACACCATAACAGTAGGCACAATCACATACCCGGGAGGAACCACTCTCGTGTCCGCCGGGGAGCGGTTTGAGCTCGGCTTCTTCTCTCCGAATGGGAGATCCGACTCCAGGAGGTACATCGGAATATGGTTTTATAGGTCGGACCCCAAGATCATCGTCTGGGTCGCCAACCGGGACGAGCCACTCGTCGGCCCCAACGCGTCCTTTGGGCTCGTGGACGGCAACCTAAAGCTGTGGAATGAAAAACGACCGATCCCGTTGACCAATTTTTTAAGCTCTTCGAACCGGTTAGTGAAACTTCTCGATTCAGGGAATCTGGTGCTAATTGAAGACGGGAGAGAGGAATTTCTCTGGCAGAGCTTCGATCACCCGACCGACACATTCCTTCCGGGGATGCGGATGACTGAAAACTTCATGTTGACTTCTTGGGCAAAACAGGATGACCCAAGACGGGGGAACTTCACGTTCCAAATGGATCAACAAGGCGGCAACAACTACGACTTGATCCAAAACCTGATTCCTTACTGGAAAAGTGGGGTCTACGGTAAGTTCATACAAGCCGATCAGATGTTGGACGTCatctctttcttgctctccAATTTTACCACCAGCACCACTGCTACTTCGCTGCCAGCCGGGACTAGTCCAGCTTGGCCCTACGAAAACATAACCCGGCCTTCATTCGAGTACTACAACAACAGCCGGTTGGTTATGAACTACAACGGCCGGATTCAGTACTTCAGGCGAGGAAATGGGTCAAAGCCAGTCTGGTTCGAGCCGGCGAGCCAGTGCAGTGTGCTCAGCGTATGCGGCAAGTTTGGTAGCTGCAGTGATGAGAATGGCAACGAGACCATGTGCAGGTGCTTGCCAGGTTTTGAGCCGGCGCAGCAAGATAAGTGGAGCTCGGGGGACTTCTCTAAAGGGTGCCGCAGGAAGTCGCCGATATGCGCAAAGAACAGCGACCATAGAGCTCATGATTTCTTGAGTTTAAAGAAGATGACGGCCGGGTGGCCGTACGTGCAGATTTCAGTAGACAGCGAGGAGCAATGCAGGCAAAAGTGCCTTGATTTCTGCAGTTGCCAGGCCTACTCGATCGAGGAGGATCTGCTCCAAAGGGCAGAGAGGGGCAACTTGGCGTGCTATACTTGGTCGGGCGATCTCGAGAATATTCAGGAGTCTGCCCCAAATGGTCGCAACCTCTATGTCCGAGTTCCGCTTTCAGACATAG AATCTACTAGGAGGGGTTGTAAAACTTGCGGCACAAATTTAGTCCCCTACCCTTTAAGCACGAATTGGAGCTGTGGCGATCCAGTATACACTGCATTTAGCTGCGACAATGAAACTGCGCAGCTTTACTTTGAACGGCCCCAACGTAGCTATAGAGTCACTAGCGTCAATCCAGAAGCTCGAACATTTACCATCCAAGTCAATGCATCGGACTGCACAAGTATCGGTCAAATGGAAATCAATCTGCAGCTTGACCAGTCCTCACCATTTCATGTGAGTCGCGGGTGTAGTGGAGAACAGAGTGGCTCCAGCGCAGGAGGCTCTTTGGGAAGGGTTTGGTCGAGcgaaataaaaattgtgtggAGAAATCCAAAGGAGCCGATTTGCAATTCGTCCGAAGACTGCGATTGGCCATATGCAACTTGCAAGAAAGCATCGGACGGAATAAAAAGGTGCCTCTGCAACTCAGGATTCAATTGGAATTCTTTCAACATCGGTTGTTCTCCAG cAGTGGCAGGTTATAACGTTGAACGAGGAGGATCATCAGTGAGACTTGTATATATAGTTGTTCCTACCAGTGCCGCAATCTTCATCCTTGTTTTTGGTGGTTTATTTTACATGGGAAGGCAGCATGGTG GGAGCACGGAAAGCACTCAGGAAAATCCTGACTTTCGTCTATATGACAGCGAGAAGCGAATCAAAATGTGGATGGATTCACGCCAATTCGAGGAGGATAAGAAAGGCCTAGACGTGCCATTCTttgatttagaaattattctaaaagcGACAAATAATTTCTCGGATGAGAACAAACTTGGAAGAGGAGGGTTTGGGCCTGTTTACAAG GCTACTTTTCCAGGAGGACAAGAAATTGCAGTGAAGAGACTATTGAGAGGATCAGAACAGGGTTTTGAGGAGTTTAAGAACGAAGTCATCTTGATTGCCAAACTTCAACATCGAAATCTTGTCAGATTAGTAGGATATTGTGTCAAAGGAGATGAAAAAATGTTACTATATGAATATATGCCCAACAAAAGCTTAGATTCGTTCATATTTG ATCGAACAAGGTGTTGGTTGCTGAACTGGGAGATACGTTTTGAGATTATATTGGGAATTGCACGAGGAATGCTCTACCTTCACCAAGATTCAAGGCTGAGAATCATTCACAGAGATCTCAAGACAAGTAACATTTTGCTCGATGAGGAGATGACACCCAAAATTTCCGACTTTGGTTTGGCACGGATATTTGAGGCAAAACAAATTGAAGCAAGCACACAAAGAGTGATTGGAACATA TGGATACATGTCTCCGGAATATGCTTTGGACGGATTTTTCTCATTCAAGTCTGATGTTTTTAGTTTTGGTGTCGTCATACTGGAGATTATTAGCGGGACACGTAACACGGGCTTTTATCGATCCCAAGGAAAAATGAGCCTTCTCACACAC GCATGGAAATTATGGAATGACAATAAAGCATTGCACTTGATGGATCGGGTGCTGCACGAAACTTACAACAGAGATCAAACTTTGAAGTGTATAAACGTGGCGCTTTTATGCGTGCAAGAAGACCCAAGTGATCGTCCCACAATGTCAGATGCAGTTTTCATGCTTGGTAGTGAAACAGCGACCCTTCCAGCTCCAAAGAAACCGGCTTTCGCAGTTAGGACAGACGTTTCTACGTCGACGTCTTCCAGCAAACCAGAGTCGTGTGCAGTGTTATCGACTACTCTGGAACGAGGACGGTAA